A window of Drosophila subobscura isolate 14011-0131.10 chromosome E, UCBerk_Dsub_1.0, whole genome shotgun sequence contains these coding sequences:
- the LOC117890705 gene encoding phosphatidylinositol 4-phosphate 5-kinase type-1 alpha isoform X7 translates to MASGDGDTINTIDMDSSSTSQAKPVDPSNASNDHVGNSSPELGNRHLRTANNNNKADKERKIGHRRVGEGGEITYKKIQTSQIMGSIQLGIQHTVGSLASKPKRDLLMMDFWEIESITFPPEGSSLTPAHHYSEFRYKIYAPIAFRYFRDLFGIQPDDFMMSMCTSPLRELSNPGASGSIFYLTNDDEFIIKTVQHKEGEFLQKLLPGYYMNLNQNPRTLLPKFFGLYCLQTSNAKNIRLVVMNNLLPSSVRMHLKYDLKGSTFKRKANKAERSKKSPTYKDLDFMEQHPNGIFLEAETYSALIKTIQRDCTVLESFKIMDYSLLLGVHNLDVALKEKLSESRKPLRAPLAEDSDGDVDDPLDGQDGEGKDRDAATGISRNKSVNRQRLVAHSTAMESIQAESEPIDDEEDVPPGGIPARSEKGERLLLYIGIIDILQSYRLKKKLEHTFKSIIHDGETVSVCRPSFYAQRFQNFMAKTVFRKIPSPLKHSPSKRKSLSKAIQRSIDSENEASIRPMHASHSHSSGKIHQPAKPPTTEPTPGGAASAATGAASAGPSSTASGSGMGERERERERMPPPVKQRTPAGAGSNLKARVPPPVPPRGSPRRRDGQDRSTPGTTPSCSSTPPPAFDDISEDSSNKNSTSSMGRRSHHHHHHHHHQQSQQQAYYQQQAQYLDRKMNIGPAYRGSYKEDIVSVSEVHLDTLLAVDTSSSSQYGSRGGLAWTPPASGEGSTPTWTEGTPSFTDSSSSGDLDNFSPINSSKIDRHKPTVEDAINSLSSGMVNIGGGNL, encoded by the exons ATGGCTTCTGGTGATGGCGACACCATCAACACCATCGACATGGACAGCTCCTCCACATCGCAGGCAAAGCCAGTGGATCCCAGCAATG CCTCCAACGACCATGTGGGTAACTCATCGCCCGAG TTGGGCAATCGACACTTGCGCacggccaacaacaacaacaaggcgGACAAGGAGCGAAAGATTGGTCACAGACGCGTGGGCGAGGGCGGCGAGATTACGTACAAGAAAATACAAACGTCGCAGATTATGGGCTCCATACAACTGGGCATACAGCACACA GTCGGCAGTCTGGCATCGAAGCCCAAGCGGGATCTGCTAATGATGGACTTCTGGGAGATCGAGAGCATCACCTTTCCGCCCGAGGGCTCCAGCCTTACACCTGCCCACCACTACAGTGAATTCAGATATAAGATCTACGCCCCCATAGCATTCCGTTACTTTCGGGATCTGTTTGGCATCCAACCAGACGACTTCATG ATGTCCATGTGCACTTCTCCGCTGCGAGAACTGTCGAATCCTGGCGCTTCCGGCTCTATATTCTACCTGACGAACGACGACGAGTTCATCATCAAGACGGTGCAACACAAGGAGGGTGAATTCCTACAGAAACTACTGCCCGG CTACTATATGAATCTGAATCAAAATCCGCGCACGCTCTTGCCAAAGTTCTTCGGACTGTACTGCCTGCAGACGagcaatgccaaaaacattCGCCTGGTGGTCATGAACAATCTGCTGCCGTCGTCGGTGAGGATGCACCTGAAGTACGACCTGAAGGGGTCGACGTTCAAGCGCAAGGCGAACAAGGCGGAGCGGTCGAAGAAGTCGCCCACCTACAAGGACCTCGACTTCATGGAGCAGCACCCCAATGGGATTTTCCTGGAGGCCGAGACCTATTCGGCGCTGATCAAGACCATTCAGCGGGACTGCACGGTGCTGGAGTCCTTCAAGATCATGGACTACTCGCTGCTCCTGGGCGTGCACAACCTAGATGTGGCGCTCAAGGAGAAGCTGAGCGAGAGCAGGAAGCCCCTGCGGGCGCCCCTCGCCGAGGACTCTGACGGGGATGTGGACGATCCGCTGGACGGCCAGGATGGGGAGGGCAAGGACCGCGACGCGGCCACGGGCATCAGTCGGAACAA ATCGGTTAATCGGCAGCGTCTGGTGGCGCACTCCACGGCCATGGAGAGCATACAGGCGGAGAGCGAACCCATagacgatgaggaggatgtGCC GCCCGGGGGCATTCCGGCGCGCAGCGAAAAGGGCGAGCGCCTTCTGCTCTACATCGGCATCATTGACATTCTGCAATCCTACAGGCTGAAGAAGAAGCTGGAGCACACATTCAAAAGCATCATCCACGATGGG GAAACCGTCTCGGTGTGTCGGCCCTCGTTCTATGCTCAAAGATTCCAAAACTTCATGGCCAAGACCGTGTTCCGAAAGATACCCTCCC CGCTTAAGCATTCGCCATCGAAGAGAAAAAGCCTCTCCAAGGCCATACAGCGCTCCATTGACAGCGAAAACGAGGCTTCCATCAGGC CAATGCATGCCTCGCACTCCCACAGCAGTGGCAAGAtccaccagccagccaagcCGCCCACCACAGAGCCCACGCCAGGAGGCGCCGCCTCAGCGGCAACCGGAGCGGCCAGTGCCGGGCCATCATCCACGGCCAGTGGGAGTGGCATGGGTGAGCGAGAGCGTGAGCGAGAGCGGATGCCACCGCCCGTCAAGCAGCGGACTCCAGCCGGGGCTGGCAGCAATCTGAAGGCTCGGGTGCCACCGCCAGTGCCGCCGCGCGGATCGCCCCGTCGCCGGGATGGACAGGACCGCTCGACGCCAG GCACAACTCCATCCTGCAGCTCGACTCCTCCCCCTGCCTTCGACGACATCTCCGAGGACAGCTCGAACAAGAACAGCACATCCTCGATGGGTCGCAGgtcccaccaccaccaccatcatcatcaccatcagcagtcgcagcagcaggcctactaccagcagcaggctcaGTACTTGGATCGCAAAATGAACATTGGACCCGCCTATCGAGGCTCCTACAAGGAGGATATCGTGAG CGTCTCTGAGGTTCATTTGGATACGCTGCTGGCGGTGGACACATCGTCGAGCAGCCAGTATGGGTCGCGGGGCGGACTGGCCTGGACGCCGCCGGCATCAGGTGAGGGCTCCACACCCACATGGACAGAGGGCACACCCAGTTTTACGGACTCCAGTTCGAGTGGTGATCTCG ACAACTTCTCGCCCATAAACTCATCCAAAATCGATCGTCACAAGCCGACCGTGGAAGATGCCATCAACTCTCTGTCCTCGGGAATGGTAAATATCGGAGGCGGCAATCTCTAG
- the LOC117890705 gene encoding phosphatidylinositol 4-phosphate 5-kinase type-1 alpha isoform X10 has product MASGDGDTINTIDMDSSSTSQAKPVDPSNASNDHVGNSSPELGNRHLRTANNNNKADKERKIGHRRVGEGGEITYKKIQTSQIMGSIQLGIQHTVGSLASKPKRDLLMMDFWEIESITFPPEGSSLTPAHHYSEFRYKIYAPIAFRYFRDLFGIQPDDFMMSMCTSPLRELSNPGASGSIFYLTNDDEFIIKTVQHKEGEFLQKLLPGYYMNLNQNPRTLLPKFFGLYCLQTSNAKNIRLVVMNNLLPSSVRMHLKYDLKGSTFKRKANKAERSKKSPTYKDLDFMEQHPNGIFLEAETYSALIKTIQRDCTVLESFKIMDYSLLLGVHNLDVALKEKLSESRKPLRAPLAEDSDGDVDDPLDGQDGEGKDRDAATGISRNNVAYRSVNRQRLVAHSTAMESIQAESEPIDDEEDVPPGGIPARSEKGERLLLYIGIIDILQSYRLKKKLEHTFKSIIHDGETVSVCRPSFYAQRFQNFMAKTVFRKIPSLDLPEIKGNHRKFRTLVTSYIACLSISQSPLKHSPSKRKSLSKAIQRSIDSENEASIRPMHASHSHSSGKIHQPAKPPTTEPTPGGAASAATGAASAGPSSTASGSGMGERERERERMPPPVKQRTPAGAGSNLKARVPPPVPPRGSPRRRDGQDRSTPGAQGYHAPLRRPPLAQ; this is encoded by the exons ATGGCTTCTGGTGATGGCGACACCATCAACACCATCGACATGGACAGCTCCTCCACATCGCAGGCAAAGCCAGTGGATCCCAGCAATG CCTCCAACGACCATGTGGGTAACTCATCGCCCGAG TTGGGCAATCGACACTTGCGCacggccaacaacaacaacaaggcgGACAAGGAGCGAAAGATTGGTCACAGACGCGTGGGCGAGGGCGGCGAGATTACGTACAAGAAAATACAAACGTCGCAGATTATGGGCTCCATACAACTGGGCATACAGCACACA GTCGGCAGTCTGGCATCGAAGCCCAAGCGGGATCTGCTAATGATGGACTTCTGGGAGATCGAGAGCATCACCTTTCCGCCCGAGGGCTCCAGCCTTACACCTGCCCACCACTACAGTGAATTCAGATATAAGATCTACGCCCCCATAGCATTCCGTTACTTTCGGGATCTGTTTGGCATCCAACCAGACGACTTCATG ATGTCCATGTGCACTTCTCCGCTGCGAGAACTGTCGAATCCTGGCGCTTCCGGCTCTATATTCTACCTGACGAACGACGACGAGTTCATCATCAAGACGGTGCAACACAAGGAGGGTGAATTCCTACAGAAACTACTGCCCGG CTACTATATGAATCTGAATCAAAATCCGCGCACGCTCTTGCCAAAGTTCTTCGGACTGTACTGCCTGCAGACGagcaatgccaaaaacattCGCCTGGTGGTCATGAACAATCTGCTGCCGTCGTCGGTGAGGATGCACCTGAAGTACGACCTGAAGGGGTCGACGTTCAAGCGCAAGGCGAACAAGGCGGAGCGGTCGAAGAAGTCGCCCACCTACAAGGACCTCGACTTCATGGAGCAGCACCCCAATGGGATTTTCCTGGAGGCCGAGACCTATTCGGCGCTGATCAAGACCATTCAGCGGGACTGCACGGTGCTGGAGTCCTTCAAGATCATGGACTACTCGCTGCTCCTGGGCGTGCACAACCTAGATGTGGCGCTCAAGGAGAAGCTGAGCGAGAGCAGGAAGCCCCTGCGGGCGCCCCTCGCCGAGGACTCTGACGGGGATGTGGACGATCCGCTGGACGGCCAGGATGGGGAGGGCAAGGACCGCGACGCGGCCACGGGCATCAGTCGGAACAA TGTGGCATACAGATCGGTTAATCGGCAGCGTCTGGTGGCGCACTCCACGGCCATGGAGAGCATACAGGCGGAGAGCGAACCCATagacgatgaggaggatgtGCC GCCCGGGGGCATTCCGGCGCGCAGCGAAAAGGGCGAGCGCCTTCTGCTCTACATCGGCATCATTGACATTCTGCAATCCTACAGGCTGAAGAAGAAGCTGGAGCACACATTCAAAAGCATCATCCACGATGGG GAAACCGTCTCGGTGTGTCGGCCCTCGTTCTATGCTCAAAGATTCCAAAACTTCATGGCCAAGACCGTGTTCCGAAAGATACCCTCCC TGGATCTCCCCGAGATCAAGGGGAATCACAGAAAATTTCGTACCTTGGTAACCAGTTATATAG CATGTCTCTCAATCTCTCAGTCAC CGCTTAAGCATTCGCCATCGAAGAGAAAAAGCCTCTCCAAGGCCATACAGCGCTCCATTGACAGCGAAAACGAGGCTTCCATCAGGC CAATGCATGCCTCGCACTCCCACAGCAGTGGCAAGAtccaccagccagccaagcCGCCCACCACAGAGCCCACGCCAGGAGGCGCCGCCTCAGCGGCAACCGGAGCGGCCAGTGCCGGGCCATCATCCACGGCCAGTGGGAGTGGCATGGGTGAGCGAGAGCGTGAGCGAGAGCGGATGCCACCGCCCGTCAAGCAGCGGACTCCAGCCGGGGCTGGCAGCAATCTGAAGGCTCGGGTGCCACCGCCAGTGCCGCCGCGCGGATCGCCCCGTCGCCGGGATGGACAGGACCGCTCGACGCCAG GTGCCCAGGGATACCATGCCCCGCTTCGGCGACCGCCGCTCGCCCAGTAA